A region of the Streptomyces sp. NBC_00442 genome:
ACGGGTTGCCTCAGCCGCCGTACACGTGCGGCGCGAGCGTCCCGACAAAGGGGAGATTGCGGTACTTCTCGGCATAGTCGAGGCCGTAGCCCACGACGAATTCATTCGGAATGTCGAAACCGATCCACTTCACGTCGATCGCGACCTTTGCGGCATCCGGCTTACGGAGCAGCGTGCACACCTCCAGGGAGGCGGGCTCGCGCGAGCCGAGGTTGGACAGGAGCCACGACAGGGTCAGGCCCGAGTCGATGATGTCCTCGACGATCAGGACGTGCTTGCCCTTGATGTCGGTGTCGAGGTCCTTGAGGATCCGCACGACGCCGGAGGACTGGGTGCCCGCACCGTACGAGGAGACGGCCATCCAGTCCATGGTGACCGGGGTGGACAGCGCGCGGGCCAGATCCGCCATGACCATGACGGCGCCCTTGAGGACACCGACGAGGAGCAGGTCCTTGCCCGCGTACTCCGCGTCGATCTTCCCGGCCAGCTCCGCCAGCTTCGCGTCGATCTCTTCCTTGGTGATGAGCACCGACTGGAGGTCGGTGCCCATGTCCTTCTCGTTCACCCGGGCCGCTTTCTTGGGGGTTTCTGTTGTCGTGCGCGAGCCGAGTTACGTGCGTGGGCTCAGCTCTGCCGAATGACCAGTCTGCCACCCTGCCGACGCGCGACGACGCGGCCCGGGAGATTGATGGCCCGCTGACCGCGCCAGCTGGTGATCAGCTTGTCGATCTCCTCCACATGGCGGGCGAAGAGTGAGCCGGCGGGCGAACCCGCCCCGATGACCTCGCGGCGCACGATCCGGCGCCGCACGGCGGGCGGCAGAGCGAAGAGCTTCGCGCAGTCCAGGAGCCCCGCGTCGTCCCGCACGGAGGCGTCGGCCTGGAGGGCCCAGGCGTCCAGGGCGTCGGCGTCGTCACGCGAGAGCTGGGCGGTGCGGGCGAGCGCCTCGACGACGCCCTTGCCGAGCGCCTTCTCCAGGGCGGGCAGGCCCTCCTGGCGCAGCCGGGAGCGGGTGTAGGCGGGGTCGGCGTTGTGCGGATCGTCCCAGACGGGCAGCGACTGGACCATGCAGGCCTTGCGCGCGGTCTGGCGGTCGAGCTCCAGGAAGGGGCGCCGGTAGCGGCCCGCCGCCCCCGAGACGGCGGCCATGCCGGACAGGGAGCGCGTGCCGGAGCCGCGGGCGAGGCCGAGCAGGACGGTCTCGGCCTGGTCGTCACGGGTGTGCCCGAGCAGGATCGCGGCGGCGCCGTGCCGCTCGGCGGCGGCGTCCAGGGCGGCGTAGCGGGCGTCGCGGGCGGCGGCCTCGGGGCCTCCCTCGCGGCCCACGCGCACGGCGACGGACTCGGCGGGTTCCAGGCCGAGGCCG
Encoded here:
- the tilS gene encoding tRNA lysidine(34) synthetase TilS translates to MGPHPAVAAIRLAVRRVLHDVLNEHSRDHQSAETAVTAGAPAGRGAGVRTAPEPLVLVACSGGADSMALASALAFESRKLSLRAGGITVDHGLQHGSDLRAAEVVSRMTGLGLEPAESVAVRVGREGGPEAAARDARYAALDAAAERHGAAAILLGHTRDDQAETVLLGLARGSGTRSLSGMAAVSGAAGRYRRPFLELDRQTARKACMVQSLPVWDDPHNADPAYTRSRLRQEGLPALEKALGKGVVEALARTAQLSRDDADALDAWALQADASVRDDAGLLDCAKLFALPPAVRRRIVRREVIGAGSPAGSLFARHVEEIDKLITSWRGQRAINLPGRVVARRQGGRLVIRQS
- the hpt gene encoding hypoxanthine phosphoribosyltransferase — its product is MGTDLQSVLITKEEIDAKLAELAGKIDAEYAGKDLLLVGVLKGAVMVMADLARALSTPVTMDWMAVSSYGAGTQSSGVVRILKDLDTDIKGKHVLIVEDIIDSGLTLSWLLSNLGSREPASLEVCTLLRKPDAAKVAIDVKWIGFDIPNEFVVGYGLDYAEKYRNLPFVGTLAPHVYGG